Proteins from one Pseudomonas sp. KBS0710 genomic window:
- a CDS encoding tautomerase family protein produces the protein MPFARISLHRGKSAEYLQALSQGLHDALVESFEVPKTDRFQVIHQHEVGELIFDPHYLGGPRSHDFVLIAITAGRARSVTTKQHFYRDLVEKLGRATGLNAEDVMVVITTTASDEWSFGGGRGN, from the coding sequence ATGCCGTTTGCACGAATTTCACTGCACCGAGGCAAGTCGGCCGAGTATTTACAGGCGTTGTCTCAGGGGTTGCACGACGCCCTGGTCGAGAGCTTCGAAGTGCCGAAGACAGATCGCTTCCAGGTCATTCACCAGCATGAGGTCGGCGAGCTGATATTCGATCCCCACTACCTGGGTGGGCCGCGTAGCCATGACTTTGTGCTGATCGCGATTACCGCTGGGCGTGCTCGAAGTGTTACGACTAAACAGCATTTTTACCGTGATCTGGTCGAGAAATTGGGGCGGGCGACGGGGTTGAACGCGGAAGACGTGATGGTGGTGATCACCACTACGGCCAGTGATGAGTGGTCGTTTGGAGGAGGGCGGGGCAACTAG